One region of Alosa sapidissima isolate fAloSap1 chromosome 1, fAloSap1.pri, whole genome shotgun sequence genomic DNA includes:
- the LOC121706456 gene encoding uncharacterized protein LOC121706456 — translation MTVTITTDSSLTFNKQVNSVVKGSFYQLRTIAKLKSSLSYSDLEILIHAFISSRLDYCNSLYVGVTKSTLNRLQLVQNAAARLLTGSKKRDHISPVLAKLHWLPVEQRINFKILLFVFKALHGLAPQYLCDLLIPYCPPRPLRSSSQCLLCVPSASLKSKGDRAFSVYAPQLWNSLPDVVKSSPTISSFKSNLKTYLFSLAFNTP, via the coding sequence ATGACAGTTACAATTACAACAGACTCTTCTCTGACTTTTAATAAGCAAGTCAACAGCGTTGTCAAGGGAAGTTTTTACCAACTTAGGACAATAGCAAAGCTCAAGTCTTCTCTCTCCTACAGTGATTTAGAAATCCTTATACATGCCTTTATTTCCTCTAGGCTTGATTATTGCAACTCACTGTATGTAGGTGTAACTAAATCTACTCTAAACAGACTCCAGCTGGTCCAAAATGCCGCAGCCAGATTACTGACTGGATCTAAGAAACGTGACCACATTTCACCTGTGTTGGCtaaactgcactggcttcctgtggaacaaagaattaatttcaaaattcttttgtttgttttcaaagctTTACATGGTTTAGCACCTCAGTATTTATGTGATCTTTTAATTCCTTACTGTCCTCCTAGACCTCTTCGATCATCTTCCCAGTGTCTTCTTTGTGTTCCTTCTGCCTCTCTTAAATCCAAAGGTgacagagctttctctgtctatgctcCCCAGCTTTGGAATAGCCTTCCTGATGTTGTGAAATCCTCCCCCACTATTAGTAGTTTTAAATCTAACCTAAAGACCTACCTCTTCTCCCTAGCTTTTAACACTCCCTGA
- the kcnmb2 gene encoding calcium-activated potassium channel subunit beta-2: MFFVAGNKAGQGSGSDKKSIYQKFRGYELMDKRRTETALKAGEDRAIFLGLSMMLCSVMMYFLLGITMVRSYAESVWTEETACTVLNSTIMADINCSYNCGVDCWRSSKFPCLQVYVSVNASDRVALLSHNEDVLEKNSECFYVPKCQKEQTVMHTLIVDIGERLRAQRQVPCFHDPLERQEAVLLTQLYGRAAVFQSLFWPSCMLAGGLLIILMVKLTQYLSILCEQIGKISK, encoded by the exons ATGTTCTTTGTTGCGGGAAACAAGGCTGGACAAGGCTCAGGAAGTGATAAAAA GAGCATCTATCAGAAGTTTCGCGGCTATGAGCTGATGGACAAGCGGCGGACGGAGACGGCTCTGAAGGCGGGTGAGGACAGGGCCATCTTCCTGGGCCTCAGCATGATGCTGTGCTCCGTCATGATGTACTTCCTGCTTGGCATCACCATGGTGCGCTCGTACGCAGAGAG CGTGTGGACAGAGGAGACGGCATGTACCGTGCTGAACTCCACCATCATGGCTGACATCAACTGCTCCTACAACTGCGGTGTGGACTGCTGGCGCAGCTCAAAGTTCCCctgcctgcaggtgtacgtcagCGTCAACGCCTCAGACCGAGTGGCCCTGCTGTCCCACAACGAGGACGTGCTTGAGAAGAACTCTGAG TGCTTCTACGTGCCAAAGTGCCAGAAGGAGCAGACGGTGATGCACACGCTCATCGTGGACATCGGCGAGCGGCTGCGGGCACAGCGGCAGGTGCCGTGCTTCCACGACCCGTTGGAACGCCAGGAGGCGGTTctgctgacccagctgtacggCCGCGCCGCCGTCTTCCAGTCGCTCTTCTGGCCCTCCTGCATGCTGGCGGGGGGCCTGCTCATCATCCTCATGGTGAAGCTCACACAGTACCTCTCCATCCTGTGCGAGCAAATTGGCAAGATCAGCAAGTAA
- the LOC121706514 gene encoding calcium-activated potassium channel subunit beta-3, producing MDRRRWRTQLSATLYQGQTQEPRRKCGNCNEKAKPQTLLSTVGDERALLLGFTMMAFSILMYFVVGIVVVKPHLQSDWGEEVNCTLTQAYILEEWSDCRGLTTFPCLQVLVNISVNVSSSQIKARLHYDEKSINLNPECFYTPKCQRNESDLLQEARKIKQYLDARCGEVLRCRFSAWRYSEDAILYRKCNRWLTLWYLLWPSLMLGGGMLLVSLLKLNQRLAHLCTELDGEEAWGTQTALVNGRLYQLLSWRRAGSGFSPQEESTGRGLSYSLPQTQGH from the exons ATGGATAGGAGACGCTGGAGAACACAATTAAG TGCAACGTTGTATCAAGGTCAGACCCAGGAGCCCCGGAGGAAGTGTGGCAACTGCAATGAGAAGGCCAAGCCCCAGACCCTGCTGTCCACTGTGGGGGACGAGAGGGCCCTTCTCCTGGGATTCACCATGATGGCTTTCTCCATCCTCATGTACTTTGTTGTGGGGATTGTAGTGGTCAAACCTCATCTCCAGAG TGACTGGGGTGAGGAGGTCAACTGTACCCTGACCCAGGCATACATTCTGGAGGAGTGGTCTGACTGCAGAGGCCTGACTACATTCCCTTGCCTGCAAGTCTTGGTCAACATCTCCGTCAACGTCTCTTCTTCCCAAATAAAGGCTCGCCTGCACTACGATGAAAAATCCATTAACCTGAACCCAGAG TGTTTCTACACGCCCAAGTGCCAGCGTAATGAGTCAGACCTGCTGCAGGAGGCCAGGAAGATCAAACAGTATCTGGACGCGCGGTGTGGTGAGGTCCTGCGGTGTCGCTTCAGCGCCTGGCGTTACTCGGAGGACGCCATATTGTACAGGAAGTGCAACAGGTGGCTGACGCTGTGGTACCTGCTGTGGCCCAGCCTCATGCTGGGTGGGGGGATGCTTCTGGTGAGCCTGCTCAAGCTCAACCAGAGGCTGGCTCACCTGTGCACCGAGCTGGATGGCGAGGAGGCCTGGGGGACACAGACGGCGCTCGTGAACGGGAGACTGTACCAGCTGCTGAGCTGGAGGCGTGCGGGCAGTGGCTTCTCTCCACAGGAGGAGTCCACGGGCCGAGGCCTGAGCTACTCACTGCCCCAAACACAGGGCCATTGA